ATCTATGTGCCTCCACCTGGGAGGATATTTATTCTGCCCAAAGAAGAGCCTGTAACATTTCTTGTAGCTTGAGTCTTCTGGTCACATGTTTTCCGAGTTTTTGTTACATGATGATGAAATGAATGCATATTTTAGGACTGTCTTTCCTTAAAGCATAATTTTCTCCTATTAcaataatactgttaaaatgagtTGATATCTTGttacttttggaaaattctcaaccaAGGACTCTTCAAATACCACTTCTCCACTgttccctccccttctttctgGGTGCATCACTCAGTGAGCTGTGTTAAAATTTCCCACTGTGACTGTGAATTTGTCCATGCTCTATTTCTGTTAGATTTTGCTTGCATATTTTGGCTCTATTTTAGGACATgcatacaaatttagaattttctattaATATCTCCTTATTGCATTGAACCTGTTATCACAAAGAcatctccttctttctctagtgatgcttttttctttaaagtgtacCTTTTCTTTTACTAATAGGGTTATACCAGCTTTCTGTAGGTTACTGTGGAAAAAGTATAcgttttgccatttttttttattttcaaattttctagatGATTAAAATTTGCATGTGTCTCTTTTCAGGAGCATTTGATGGAAGGTTTCTTGTCCAGTCTGATAATAGCTGTCTTTCTATTTGGAATATTAATCTTAAACTTTTAATGGAAAAGTAGATGTAATTTGGTTTATATATACTATCTTACTGTATATTCATTTTTGCCTCTTCtaagttctttttcctttcctttcctttgaaatGATTAACATTTTACAACTATTAAATTGTCACCTCATGTGGCAAGATAAACATTCTCTTGCCGTTCTTGTAGTGTTTACCCTTCAGATTACAATGTACATTTTTGCCGTTTCAGTCTAATGTTAGTTAATTAGTTCTTTAAAACTCCTCAGACAATTAGGGGACCTTGAGACACTTTGATTCCATATACCCTCCAAATTTATTGTTATGCATTTTCATTCTCTGTATATTTAAATCCCCAGAAGAAATGATTATCATTGTGTTATATAGTCAACACTCATTTAAATTTGCCTACATATTCACAAATGTCATTAGTCTTTCTTTCCTGTATCTATGTGCCTCCACCTGGGAGGATATTTATTCTGCCCAAAGAAGAGCCTGTAACATTTCTTGTAGCTTGAGTCTTCTGGTCACATGTTTTCCGAGTTTTTGTTACATGATGATGAAATGAATGCATATTTTAGGACTGTCTTTCCTTAAAGCATAATTTTCTCCTATTAcaataatactgttaaaatgagtTGATATCTTGttacttttggaaaattctcaaccaAGGACTCTTCAAATACCACTTCTCCACTgttccctccccttctttctgGGACTCACATTAACCATGTGTTAGCTATGTTCACTGCATCACCTTTAATTATCTCCCCCTCACTTTTGGTATTCTCCATGTTATGTCTCTCCAGGCTTCATTCTGGATCTTTTCACCAGACTTATCTTTCATATCTCTAATTCTTCCATCAGGCAGGGAGGTCACCTTTGACCCTTGAACCATCACATATTAGGGTAGGTTTTATTGTGCCCCTAGAGctgagcagagaagagagagttagaaatgaaaagccACTTGTCCCAGATCACATAACCTGAACCAAGCAGGACAGGGAATAACATCACAGACTAAACCCTGGGCCCAGACCCTTTCCTCTGTGCTTGTTTCCTTCTTGGCTGTGAATGCTCCCCACCTCTCATTTCCTGAGAAGTGGAACCACAGTAAAATTTCTAAGCATTTTTTAGCACTGTGATACATTTCTCTTTAGATTATAAAGTCAGTGATATTTCTTCAATAGCCATGAGAACTTTCCCAGGAATTTTTCTGGTACTGGGCCCATTGATATGTTGTTCTCAATTTCAGAGAACATTGATCAAGTGAACACTttacaaagaaaagcaagattCTGGGGTATTTACCAAAGGAGACACAACTATTGGTCTCAACAGGCCACTTCCCAGAAGCAGCAAGATAGAGAATCACTAAGAAGTGATGCTCACGTGGACATCCAAGCAAGATAGTATGTGTCGAGGCAGCATGGCTGACAAGTATCAACcagtgaaaaacaaaaccttgTAGTTAAATATGTCATTCTTCTCTCTAACCTGGAAGAGTGAGGAATGATGGGATCAGGTTAATGGTTGAGCAATCTTTATTGTAGCTCTGCTATCATTGGGGAAAATGTAGAGAAGACTTCCCAAGACTATACGGACCACTTTCTTCTCTCCACTTCCCCACAGTGCTCCCTATGCCATTCCATTCTGCCATCGGAGAGGCAATtttcagaaacaagacaaaacccaTGTTAACAAGGAGACAGAGCAAAAGCctccagagagaaaaatggagagaaacagGCAGGATGAGACTTTGGGGAGCTGGTTCAAGATCAGAGTGAGTGTGCTGGCTAAATGGACCTAACATGTAGAAGAAGATGACAGAGGGAGTCATGTTGGGGCGCGCAGAGATGCTGGGAACTTTTCTCTCGTGGCAGTGGAGTTGGTCATCTGTCTTGTTCTTACTAGGAGTTAACTTCCTAGATCATGTGAGGGCAGGTTCAGAGAAGCAATATAAAGGGAGCAGACtgactgcagggagcatgggagAGGCTGTCTAAAAGCAAAGGAGGAAACTACTGCCGAGGAGACGGAGCAACTTCACACCAGAAGACGCAGTTTGGCTCAAGCTGAGTGTGGGAGGAGGCTGAGTCTCTGGGGTCCTTGTCAGAGCGGCAGGCCAGGTCTGCCTTAGGTAGGATCTCTTAGAACTTTATAAAAGTAAGTACATGTGAAAGATAAGAAGTCGCTTATTTCAGGAAAAgtatttaaatggaaagaaacgGTATTTAGGAAGTCCAAGTCTGGTGTAAAAGTTAGCGATAACAGATATTGTCCTATCTTAAGAAATTACCTAAAGCCTGAATAAAGATCCTAAAGCAAGACACAGCTGGGTCTTATCTTAACCTTGGATTCCATTGTATCACTTTTCTTTCCCCAATTATTTCTTTGGCTCCTAGATTCCCTTCGGTATTAAATATGATGAGAAGTGGCTGCTGAATTTGATTCAGAAGCAATGCAGTGTCCCCTTCACCCCAGTCGAAGTAAGAGAGGACATTGAGGCCGATGAGAGGAAACGGGATAGATGGCAGGCCCAGATGAGAAATGGCTCTGGTCTCATATTATGCTTCTCTTGTCACTCTCCCTACAGTTTCACTATGAGAAAATGCAGGCCCAGTTCTTCATTGAGAATGCCAACATTGCCTTCGCACTGAAGAATGTCAACGACGTGATTTACAATGAGGCTAATGAAAGGGTGTGTGTGGAGAGCATGAGCAGGGCTAGCTGGGGGCAAGAGGGCAGGACAGGGGCATGGTCTTGCTTTATCCCAGGGCTCAAATTTCCTGGAGCTTGCCCAGCCCCTCTTGTGTTCTCAACAGATATCTATCTTTGTTGAGCCCTGTGATGCACCCCACTCTGTGCTGAAGGAGCTGAAGTCAGAAAAGTTGGAGCAGATAAAGGTAATGCAGACTCAACACAATCTGTGCACTCACAGCCAGACCCACCTATTGCCCCCGATCACCACCTCACACTCAGAGCCCCTGAGCCCCATCCCTAACTCTGCAGCTGCCCGTGAAGGAACGATATGATGCCTCCCAGCAATCTCTTGACATCCAGAGAGTCCGCTCTGACCCTGGTATGGCTACAGCAGTAACTGTAGAGCAGGTGAGGGCAGAGGGGTCTAGCTGGGAAGGATACTCAGGAATGGTAACTCGGGGAGGGGTTGGTGCTGGAGCTGTACTATACACTGTACTGTGCTGGAGCTCTGTTTCCCTCCTCCTGGTTTCCTGGAGACTTGATGACCCGTGATACTGGAATGGCGTGAAACCCTAGAAATGGCATGGCCTCCTCCCTGCAGATCCATCCAGGGAATATGCCCAAGGTGAGGACCTTAGACCCAATGTTgggctggtggtgatggtgggagaGATTAAGTAGAAGAGGCAGATTGGTCTCAGGTATCCCCTGCTGGGGTCCTCAGTCTAGCTCTTTCCTCATCATAGCTTTTGTCCTTGGACCTGAGCAATAAGAAACCCTACCAGCTGCATGGCCTGTCCAACACTATGCCAAATGCTTCCAACACCGAGAACTTGAACCTCTCCAACACTGAGGTGAGGTGTGGTACCCATATCCGTCTTTGAAGGGAAGGTGGGAAAGCTCATGTGATGGTGGCAGAGGAAGGGAAATGGATTTGTAGGAAAAGGAAGGGACTAGGGGTGCACGGCCGtcctggctctgtttctctggccCATGTGGTTCCTCCTCATCATCACAGGTGAAGTCTGCAGGGGAGATGGACAAGGGTGAGCGGCTGGAGCCAGAAGGGATGTGTGCAGACAGAAACCCCCTGTGCACCACCTTCCCTGATAAGTCAACCAACATAAGGTCAGATGTATCCTCTGTTGCCCACTGGGAGCCAGTGCCCGTTTGCAAGGGGCAGCTGACGTGGACCTCTGGGAGGACTACAGGCCCTATGCTCTCCTCTCTGCATCTCAAAGTTGAAAAAGTTTCAACCAACATCCAATGGGCCCCCAGCCCAACATGtgcatattttacattcttacctgCTGTGTCTCAGCCATTCTGGGGCAGGTGAAGAGCTGCAAAAGGGGCGccatttcccctttcttctctcttcttcccttacCCCTACTACGGGagagtttcttttccttccctttgttttctctctctcccttgtctCTAGGCCCGTATGTCTCTGTCATCTCTCCCCTCGTACCTTCAATCCCTTTCTGTCTTCAtcccctccatctccctccctcccttctgagCTCCACCTCActcacctccctgccccagcatCCTGGGCCATCTATGGGGGGAGTCCAGGTCTTGGTCCAGGCCTTGGCAGAGTGCTGGACCCCCAGTGAGGTAGCAGAGCCTCGGGCACACACCCcattccctcttctccccacagcCTTCAGTGGGGCcctggaggaaagaagggaggggaaagaacCCCTGCAGCATGGGTTTGAAATGCTGGTCCCTGTGGCACTGGAGAAGGGAGTCTGGGCAGTCTTGGGGGGTAGCtacccaggggaaggagaggaagggagggagggaggcggagaGGGAGGTAGGGCATGCTCTCCCTCTGTGCCAGTCGATGGGGGACGTGTTCAGGGCCCCGTAAGGCTGGGGCACTGGGGTGTGGGTATACTTGCTCCCATGAGGAGGAGGGTCACCTCCACAGTTTCACTgacttttctgttttgtcttgaTTTTGGCAGCTCCATCCTGGAATTGTTCCCCAAGTTACTAACCTTGGTAAGTGTATTCCTTGTTCACTGACTCCTCTAACTGGCACTGACAGCACCCACAAACTACTCTGAACCCCATTAGGTCTCGCCCCAGTTACAGTTTTGAAACTGACCCTTAAAAGTCCTGGGCGGAGGGAGATGGTACAGCCCCGTGGGAACCTGACAAAGGCTCTGGGTCTTCTTCAACCGCGTTCTTCACAGGCCTTGGGGAACCCACGGTGATGATCCAAACTGTAGTCCTGCCCATGGAATTTCCAGGGCCCTTTCACCCCTGACCTCTGACCCTCACCCTCTCTTGGGCCCATCCTTTTCCCTGATCATCCAGTACCACCTCCTGGTCTGCACTGctgacttcctcttctcttccccaggATGGCCAGGAGACATCCCCACTGGCTAAGTGTGGTATTGAAGCCAGCAAGCACTTACCAACCTGCAAGGTGAGGATGGGGGATCAAGCCGGGTTTTAAGTGGTGCATGGGAAGGGGGTGTCAGCCCTGGTCCTGAGGACTGTTTTGATTCCAGGGAAACTACTTTGGATCTGATGAGCTGAAGAGCCTAGTCCTGCAATTCCTGCAGCAGTAAGTACCTCTGGGAAGGTGAGCAAGGGGAGGAGGGCTAAGAAAGTTGAGGCCACCTAAGCACAGGTCTGCTCAGGGGAGCTTTCAAGTCTCATTTGAGGTCCAGACCACAGAGATAGACTGTCCTCATTGCTCCCCCTCAGGTACTACTTCATCTATGACTATGGAGACCGACAGGGTCTCGCGGGTGCTTATCACGAGGAGGCCTGCTTCTCCCTGACCATTCCCTTCCACCCCGAGGACCCAGCCCCGTGAGTATCACAGCACAGACTTTGCTCCTGGGCCGTGTGGCTCCCCAGCAGACACAGGCCAGCTCCTGCAAACACCCACCACCCACTGTTGCTCTTTGTCTCCTAGAAGCAGCTTGTGCGAGCACTTCAAGGACAGCAGGAATATGAAGAAGCTCAAGGACCCCCGTGAGTGTGTGATGGGAAGACTGGGTGGGAAAGGGCGGTGAAGGGGTCAATCATAGGGCCCAGGGCATGGCAGCCCCTGACCTTCACTCGCTTACCCTCCCCTCACAGACCTGCGGGTCCAGCTGCTGAAGCACACAAAACGTGTCATTGTGCACACCCTCTGTGTGTTGCCCAAGACTCAGCATAACTTCAGCTCCTTCGTGGTGGACACGTGGTTTCAGACGGTGAGCGCCTGCTTCCTCCCTAGGGCGGGCCCAGGAAGCCGCAGGTGGgtaggaggtggaggtggtgacTGGGCGCCTGGGCTCTTCCCTTTCAGGAAACGATGCTCTGCTTCTCCGTCAGTGGGGTGTTCAAGGAAGGTGAGTGCGTGTAGACCCCCACCCCAGATGCCCCACTGCTGTCGCCCCCTGGCCAGCCTCACTCCCAGAACCAACCAGCTTCCCTgaccccttttctttccttcccttccctttctttccccttctcttcccttcccttcccttttccccctacttttcccctcccttcccttcccttt
This window of the Physeter macrocephalus isolate SW-GA chromosome 21, ASM283717v5, whole genome shotgun sequence genome carries:
- the LOC102973772 gene encoding LOW QUALITY PROTEIN: nuclear RNA export factor 3-like (The sequence of the model RefSeq protein was modified relative to this genomic sequence to represent the inferred CDS: substituted 1 base at 1 genomic stop codon) produces the protein MATVTTFLLRQTWPDEKSRSCLQVFGTQLRVWVPGGGWTTLGCGETKGSTTKSPLSRFGAQCLRSLVGKAIGVPPGPTFDLTVYLCGNIDQVNTLQRKARFWGIYQRRHNYWSQQATSQKQQDRESLRSDAHVDIQARYAPYAIPFCHRRGNFQKQDKTHVNKETEQKPPERKMERNRQDETLGSWFKIRIPFGIKYDEKWLLNLIQKQCSVPFTPVEFHYEKMQAQFFIENANIAFALKNVNDVIYNEANERISIFVEPCDAPHSVLKELKSEKLEQIKLPVKERYDASQQSLDIQRVRSDPDLMTRDTGMAXNPRNGMASSLQIHPGNMPKLLSLDLSNKKPYQLHGLSNTMPNASNTENLNLSNTEVKSAGEMDKGERLEPEGMCADRNPLCTTFPDKSTNISSILELFPKLLTLDGQETSPLAKCGIEASKHLPTCKGNYFGSDELKSLVLQFLQQYYFIYDYGDRQGLAGAYHEEACFSLTIPFHPEDPAPSSLCEHFKDSRNMKKLKDPHLRVQLLKHTKRVIVHTLCVLPKTQHNFSSFVVDTWFQTETMLCFSVSGVFKEVEGSSQGCVRAFTRTFIATPASYSSLCIVNDELFVRDASPSETQSVFSIPVPTPTSSSMHTLSQHQQDIMQASSTPPQMNL